One segment of Synechococcus sp. A15-24 DNA contains the following:
- a CDS encoding low molecular weight protein-tyrosine-phosphatase → MMKVLFVCLGNICRSPAAEGVFLHLLEERGLSDQFVVDSAGTGGWHVGNPADRRMQAAANRRGIQLPSRARQISLDDFSEFDLVLTMDDNNLAAVQGLAREAGAQATATIQPMLSYARRFSETEVPDPYYGGEAGFEHVLDLLEDACSNLLDELSPPA, encoded by the coding sequence ATGATGAAAGTATTGTTCGTCTGCCTCGGCAACATCTGCCGATCACCAGCGGCCGAAGGCGTCTTCCTGCATCTGCTGGAGGAGCGAGGGCTGAGCGATCAGTTCGTGGTGGATTCCGCCGGCACCGGCGGCTGGCATGTGGGCAACCCCGCCGACCGGCGCATGCAGGCCGCAGCCAACCGTCGCGGCATTCAGCTGCCCAGCCGCGCACGACAAATCAGCCTCGACGACTTCTCGGAGTTCGACCTGGTGCTGACCATGGACGACAACAACCTGGCCGCGGTGCAGGGGCTGGCTCGCGAAGCCGGCGCACAAGCCACGGCAACCATTCAACCGATGCTCAGCTACGCCCGCCGCTTTTCAGAAACGGAGGTTCCGGATCCCTATTACGGCGGTGAAGCAGGCTTTGAGCACGTGCTCGATCTGCTGGAGGACGCCTGCTCCAACCTGCTGGACGAGCTCAGCCCGCCGGCGTAG
- a CDS encoding bifunctional pantoate--beta-alanine ligase/(d)CMP kinase produces the protein MLSTQAELVAFRSGLGQSIQFVPTMGGLHQGHGELIRRAAEQGPVLVSVFVNPLQFCPGEDFDRYPRSLEADLALADRCGAAALWAPTVQTIYPDGTAADSARQAPAALQQHLCGAGRPGHFNGVVTVVARLLELTKPAGLWLGEKDWQQLVILRQLVADRALPVKVHGVATVREADGLALSSRNQYLSPAQRLQAAALPAALRAADGTTPLDVTRSRLSAAGLEVEYVERVDPQSLQPCSSETALSLLAAAVRCGTTRLIDHTFLMTRQPLVAIDGPAGAGKSTVTRAFAERLGLIYLDTGAMYRAVTWLVQQRGVEPGDAAAVDVLLRALNLQLQSLPGGGQQVLVNGEDVSQAIRSPEVTGSVSVVAAHRCVRQALTAQQKAMGAKGGLVAEGRDIGSAVFPDADLKVFLTATVAERARRRALDLEQRGFPVPECSELEAQIAERDHLDSTREEAPLVQAIDAVELVTDGMSIDAVIDALVEQFRARVPEEAWPTPAG, from the coding sequence TTGCTCTCAACGCAGGCTGAGCTGGTGGCATTCCGCTCAGGCCTCGGCCAATCCATTCAGTTCGTCCCGACCATGGGAGGTCTGCACCAGGGGCATGGGGAGCTGATCCGCCGTGCGGCAGAGCAGGGCCCAGTGTTGGTGAGTGTGTTCGTCAATCCCCTTCAGTTCTGCCCTGGCGAAGACTTCGACCGTTATCCGCGCAGCTTGGAGGCCGACCTGGCTTTGGCGGATCGCTGCGGTGCAGCTGCGCTCTGGGCTCCAACGGTTCAGACCATCTATCCCGATGGAACCGCTGCCGATTCGGCTCGCCAGGCACCTGCAGCGCTGCAGCAGCATCTGTGCGGAGCTGGTCGACCCGGACACTTCAATGGGGTGGTCACGGTGGTGGCTCGTCTGCTGGAGCTGACGAAGCCCGCCGGTCTCTGGCTGGGGGAGAAGGACTGGCAGCAACTGGTGATCCTGCGTCAGTTGGTGGCGGATCGTGCGTTGCCTGTGAAGGTCCACGGGGTCGCCACGGTTCGCGAGGCGGATGGCCTCGCGTTGAGTTCACGCAATCAGTACCTGTCACCTGCGCAGCGTCTTCAGGCAGCCGCGCTGCCCGCGGCGTTGCGTGCTGCTGATGGCACCACCCCATTGGACGTCACCCGCTCGAGGCTCTCAGCTGCTGGCCTCGAGGTGGAGTATGTAGAGAGGGTTGATCCCCAAAGCCTGCAGCCCTGCAGCTCGGAGACGGCACTCTCGCTGCTGGCCGCGGCGGTGCGCTGCGGGACGACACGCCTGATTGATCACACATTTCTGATGACCCGCCAGCCCCTTGTTGCCATCGATGGCCCTGCCGGTGCTGGTAAGAGCACGGTGACCCGTGCGTTCGCGGAGCGCCTGGGCCTGATTTACCTGGACACCGGAGCGATGTATCGCGCCGTCACGTGGCTGGTGCAGCAACGGGGCGTGGAACCCGGGGATGCTGCGGCCGTGGACGTGTTGCTGCGTGCTCTCAATCTGCAGCTTCAGTCGCTGCCGGGTGGTGGTCAGCAGGTGTTGGTGAATGGTGAGGATGTCAGTCAGGCGATCCGTTCTCCTGAGGTAACGGGATCGGTGTCGGTGGTGGCCGCTCACCGCTGCGTCCGGCAAGCGCTCACGGCTCAACAGAAAGCGATGGGTGCCAAAGGTGGCCTGGTGGCGGAGGGGCGCGACATCGGCTCAGCCGTGTTCCCTGATGCCGATCTCAAGGTGTTTCTCACGGCCACGGTGGCCGAACGGGCTCGTCGCCGGGCCTTGGACCTGGAACAACGGGGCTTTCCGGTGCCGGAGTGCTCAGAGCTTGAAGCACAGATTGCCGAGCGCGATCATCTCGACAGCACCAGGGAAGAGGCACCGCTGGTGCAGGCGATTGATGCCGTGGAACTGGTGACCGATGGCATGAGCATCGACGCTGTGATCGATGCCCTGGTGGAGCAGTTTCGTGCCCGGGTGCCTGAGGAGGCCTGGCCTACGCCGGCGGGCTGA
- a CDS encoding septal ring lytic transglycosylase RlpA family protein: MLVVLTLLGLSGAISASAALFPVVAQDFEDPDWFEPLDPIELAVDSDVDAQSITAAPLDSNVSVQDDLDPDSSDDNSVSATLTPDEVREPVDPTPVAVLPEPKLKLLPDVVRVITGEASWYGPGFYGNHTANGEIYRQGTMTAAHRTLPFGTKVRVTNLWNGRSAVIRINDRGPFVDHRVIDLGHGAASNLGLISSGIAQVKLEVLR, from the coding sequence ATGCTTGTCGTTCTCACCCTCCTGGGTTTGTCCGGGGCGATTTCAGCCAGTGCAGCTCTTTTCCCCGTGGTGGCGCAGGATTTTGAGGATCCGGATTGGTTCGAGCCTCTCGATCCAATTGAGTTGGCCGTCGACTCGGACGTTGACGCTCAATCCATAACGGCTGCTCCACTTGATTCCAACGTGTCGGTTCAGGACGACCTCGACCCGGACAGCAGCGATGACAACAGCGTCAGCGCCACATTGACGCCCGATGAGGTGAGGGAACCGGTCGATCCAACGCCCGTGGCGGTTCTGCCCGAGCCGAAGCTGAAGCTGCTGCCCGACGTGGTGCGCGTGATCACCGGGGAGGCCAGCTGGTACGGGCCTGGTTTCTACGGAAATCACACGGCCAACGGCGAGATCTACCGCCAGGGGACGATGACGGCAGCTCACCGCACCTTGCCGTTCGGAACCAAAGTGCGCGTTACCAATCTCTGGAACGGCCGCTCTGCGGTGATCCGCATCAACGACCGAGGCCCCTTTGTTGATCACCGGGTCATTGATCTGGGCCACGGTGCCGCCTCGAACCTTGGGCTGATCAGTTCCGGGATTGCCCAGGTGAAGCTTGAGGTGCTGCGCTGA
- the purM gene encoding phosphoribosylformylglycinamidine cyclo-ligase, which produces MDYKSAGVDVEAGRAFVQRIKSSVEATHRQEVVGGLGGFGGMMRLPAGLRQPLLVSGTDGVGTKLELAQDHQAHHNVGIDLVAMCVNDVITSGAQPLFFLDYMATGALSPDAMVEVVEGIADGCQQSGCSLLGGETAEMPGFYPAGRYDLAGFCVAVVEESELIDGHQVQPGDAVIGVASSGAHSNGFSLVRRVLAQANADRSTLYGPDQRPLIDDLLRPTQLYASLVQHLLSSSLPIHAMAHITGGGLPENLPRCLPAGCRAQVSPTSWARPPLFDWLQSSGGIPERDLWHTFNLGIGFCVVVPQDQTDRTVAACRTQQLQAWPIGRILEGNPADGVIGLPD; this is translated from the coding sequence ATGGACTACAAGAGTGCTGGCGTTGACGTCGAGGCCGGGCGCGCCTTTGTTCAACGGATCAAATCGTCCGTCGAAGCAACACACCGCCAGGAGGTGGTCGGTGGTCTGGGGGGCTTCGGCGGCATGATGCGCCTGCCGGCTGGCCTGCGACAGCCCCTGTTGGTTTCAGGGACTGATGGTGTCGGCACCAAACTCGAATTGGCGCAGGACCATCAAGCCCACCACAACGTTGGGATCGACCTGGTGGCGATGTGCGTGAACGACGTGATCACATCCGGCGCCCAGCCGCTGTTTTTTCTCGACTACATGGCCACGGGCGCATTAAGCCCTGACGCCATGGTTGAGGTAGTTGAGGGCATCGCTGACGGATGCCAGCAGAGCGGCTGCTCATTGCTCGGCGGCGAAACCGCCGAAATGCCTGGCTTCTACCCAGCGGGTCGCTACGACCTGGCCGGGTTCTGCGTCGCCGTTGTTGAAGAGAGCGAGCTCATTGATGGACATCAGGTTCAACCGGGTGATGCCGTGATCGGCGTGGCCAGCAGTGGTGCCCACAGCAACGGCTTCAGCCTGGTGCGCCGAGTGCTGGCCCAGGCCAATGCGGATCGATCCACCCTGTACGGACCTGATCAGCGCCCCCTGATCGACGATCTGCTGAGGCCCACCCAGCTCTACGCCTCGCTGGTGCAGCACCTGCTCAGCAGCAGCCTTCCCATCCATGCCATGGCGCACATCACAGGTGGAGGACTGCCGGAGAACCTCCCCCGCTGCCTGCCGGCTGGATGTCGCGCCCAGGTGAGCCCAACGAGCTGGGCACGCCCGCCCCTGTTCGACTGGCTCCAGAGCTCTGGCGGCATTCCGGAGCGTGATCTCTGGCACACCTTCAATCTCGGGATCGGTTTCTGTGTTGTGGTTCCGCAGGATCAAACTGACCGAACCGTCGCGGCCTGCCGTACCCAGCAGCTCCAGGCCTGGCCGATCGGCAGGATCTTGGAAGGGAACCCTGCAGACGGCGTGATCGGCCTCCCCGACTAA
- a CDS encoding histidine phosphotransferase produces MPFDRPQRTTRRRSSAGPTPPRRPVVPAHERSNGHRQSPRPTFLTLRDHGKVYVADMPDLSDGQLSHIGKEAQEVLDSLERRIHELEQSLDQGPQDRDTLIKASTKRDVTLRFLRAIDEEKELRSNNPALRSAAGESLPRTFLEVARHRLPGTTFDSLLQEALKACEESQAAAAPIPPPERENVIPLRSEAAADSLPVVVSPAPDNVAEA; encoded by the coding sequence ATGCCGTTTGATAGACCTCAGCGCACCACGCGCAGACGATCCTCTGCTGGTCCAACACCCCCACGCCGCCCGGTCGTCCCGGCCCATGAGCGTTCCAATGGCCACCGACAATCACCCCGGCCGACCTTCCTCACCCTGAGGGACCACGGCAAGGTTTATGTCGCTGACATGCCTGATCTGTCCGACGGTCAGCTGTCCCACATCGGCAAAGAAGCCCAGGAAGTCCTCGACAGTCTTGAGCGGCGGATCCACGAACTTGAACAGAGCCTCGATCAGGGCCCCCAGGATCGGGACACATTGATCAAGGCCTCCACCAAGCGCGACGTCACCCTTCGTTTCCTGCGAGCGATCGATGAGGAAAAAGAACTGCGCAGCAACAACCCCGCCCTGCGGTCCGCGGCCGGGGAATCCCTGCCCAGGACCTTCCTTGAGGTCGCGAGGCACCGTCTGCCGGGAACCACCTTTGATTCCCTGCTCCAGGAAGCGCTCAAGGCCTGCGAAGAGAGCCAGGCTGCTGCTGCCCCCATACCACCACCGGAACGGGAGAACGTGATCCCCCTGCGCAGCGAGGCTGCCGCTGACAGTCTTCCTGTTGTGGTGAGTCCTGCTCCAGACAACGTCGCTGAAGCCTGA
- a CDS encoding aldo/keto reductase: MTGRGGDALNGIGFGTWAWGNQLLWGYDAERDDRLLEETFRQALASGLGLIDTADSYGTGRLNGRSEQLLGRFAARLPATRRADLCIATKLAPFPWRLGRRGLDQALQASRQRLQGHLRRVQLHWSTARYAPWQEVQLLDGLADRVLDGSISEIGVSNIGPKRLAWMQQRLAERGVPLRSVQVQYSLLSPGDAKVDALRQLCRESGIEVLAYSPLAFGVLTMPPEGERRSRTVLQRQLIARLQPASRSLRAGVAAIAGQRGVSMAQVALNWCRAQGTTPIPGLRTPDQARDVAGALQWSLTSAELDQLTVARQQCTVRTPSNPFQSA, encoded by the coding sequence ATGACGGGCAGAGGAGGTGACGCGTTGAACGGCATCGGATTCGGCACCTGGGCCTGGGGCAATCAACTGTTGTGGGGGTACGACGCCGAACGGGATGACCGCCTTCTGGAGGAGACCTTCCGCCAGGCCCTTGCATCGGGTCTTGGCCTGATCGATACCGCTGATTCCTACGGCACCGGGCGGCTCAATGGTCGCAGTGAACAGCTGCTGGGGCGGTTCGCAGCACGACTGCCAGCGACGCGAAGGGCGGATCTCTGCATCGCCACCAAACTGGCGCCCTTCCCCTGGCGGCTCGGGCGGCGGGGCCTGGATCAGGCGCTTCAGGCGAGTCGTCAGCGGCTTCAGGGCCATCTACGACGCGTGCAGCTGCACTGGAGCACTGCTCGCTACGCCCCCTGGCAGGAGGTGCAGCTTCTCGATGGACTGGCGGATCGCGTTCTGGATGGCTCCATCAGCGAAATCGGGGTGTCCAACATCGGCCCGAAACGGCTGGCCTGGATGCAGCAACGCCTGGCGGAGCGAGGAGTTCCCTTGCGCAGTGTGCAGGTGCAGTATTCGCTGCTCTCACCGGGCGACGCCAAGGTTGATGCGTTGCGACAGCTCTGCCGTGAGAGTGGCATCGAGGTGCTGGCCTACAGCCCGCTTGCTTTCGGTGTGCTGACCATGCCGCCAGAGGGGGAGCGACGATCGCGAACCGTCCTGCAACGGCAGCTCATTGCCAGGTTGCAGCCTGCCAGCCGCTCACTTCGCGCCGGTGTGGCGGCCATTGCCGGCCAGCGCGGTGTTTCGATGGCCCAGGTGGCCCTCAACTGGTGTCGAGCCCAGGGGACCACACCGATCCCAGGCCTCAGAACTCCAGATCAAGCGAGGGATGTTGCCGGAGCCCTCCAATGGTCATTGACCTCTGCAGAACTGGATCAGCTGACCGTGGCGCGGCAGCAATGCACGGTGCGCACACCGTCCAATCCATTTCAAAGCGCTTAA
- a CDS encoding lipid-A-disaccharide synthase-related protein, which translates to MLVVCNGHGEDLIALRVLEQLHAQCPALKLEVLPLVGQGRVFDDAIQKGWLQRIGPAAALPSGGFSNQSITGFLADLKAGLPMLSWQQWRLIGKRARAGLKLLAIGDLLPLLMAWSSGARYGFIGTPKSDYTWCSGPGQSPSDRYHRLKGSEWDPWEWMLMRAARCRLVAMRDGLTARGLQRHGVRALAPGNPMMDGLTNGDVPASLGRCRRVLLLCGSRVPEALRNFSRLLDGISRLKADQPIAVLVAVGSQPSLDQLEPILRDQQFRRGLPPSDQLNAAACWVKGPLLVLIGVKRFQTWASWAEAGVATAGTATEQLVGLGIPALSLPGPGPQFQWPFARRQSRLLGGAVRPCSSPEELHGRLQQLLDNPPLRERLGRIGQRRMGPPGGSARLAALILERLHGY; encoded by the coding sequence TTGCTGGTGGTCTGCAATGGCCACGGGGAGGATCTGATCGCTCTGCGGGTGCTGGAACAACTGCATGCCCAGTGCCCCGCCCTGAAGCTTGAAGTGCTGCCTCTGGTCGGTCAGGGGCGTGTTTTTGACGATGCGATTCAGAAGGGCTGGCTGCAACGGATCGGTCCAGCGGCCGCCCTCCCCAGCGGAGGGTTCAGCAACCAGAGCATCACTGGATTTCTGGCGGACCTGAAGGCCGGCCTTCCCATGCTCAGCTGGCAACAGTGGCGCTTGATCGGTAAGCGGGCTCGCGCCGGCCTCAAGCTGCTGGCGATCGGCGATCTCCTCCCCCTGCTGATGGCCTGGAGCAGTGGCGCCCGCTATGGCTTCATCGGCACCCCGAAGAGCGACTACACCTGGTGCAGCGGCCCTGGCCAGAGCCCCAGCGATCGCTACCACCGGCTGAAAGGCAGCGAATGGGATCCATGGGAGTGGATGCTGATGCGAGCGGCACGCTGCCGGTTGGTGGCCATGCGCGATGGGTTGACCGCCCGCGGACTCCAGCGCCATGGCGTGCGGGCCCTGGCACCGGGCAATCCGATGATGGATGGCCTGACGAACGGTGATGTTCCCGCCAGCCTTGGACGCTGCAGGCGGGTGCTTCTGCTGTGTGGAAGCCGCGTACCGGAGGCCCTACGGAACTTCAGCCGGCTGCTGGATGGCATCAGCCGGCTGAAGGCCGATCAGCCGATTGCCGTTCTTGTTGCTGTCGGCAGCCAACCGAGCCTGGATCAACTCGAACCGATCCTTCGCGATCAACAGTTCCGCCGCGGCCTGCCTCCCTCCGACCAGCTCAATGCCGCGGCCTGCTGGGTGAAGGGACCTCTGCTGGTGCTGATCGGCGTGAAGCGTTTCCAAACCTGGGCCAGCTGGGCGGAAGCTGGCGTGGCCACCGCCGGCACCGCAACGGAACAACTGGTTGGGCTTGGAATTCCGGCCCTGTCACTGCCGGGGCCGGGGCCACAGTTCCAGTGGCCCTTCGCGCGGCGCCAAAGCCGCCTGCTGGGGGGAGCTGTGCGCCCCTGCAGCTCCCCGGAGGAGCTCCACGGCAGGCTGCAGCAGCTGCTGGACAACCCGCCGCTGCGGGAACGCCTCGGGCGGATCGGCCAACGAAGGATGGGCCCTCCCGGGGGAAGCGCCCGCCTTGCTGCGTTAATCCTTGAACGGCTGCACGGATACTGA
- a CDS encoding ribonuclease D, producing MADSLPAPAEFAVFDGDLDADWTERYLRMSALAVDTEAMGLIHGRDRLCLVQIADADDRVCCIRIGLGQTSAPNLQRLLEAASVEKVFHFARFDVAALASGLGIAVSPIFCTKVGSRLGRTYTPRHGLKDLVMELVGVELDKGAQSSDWGRVDELSDVQLAYAANDVRYLLPARQKLEAMLRREGRWDLAQRCFGCIPVIADLDRMRFNQTFEH from the coding sequence ATGGCCGATTCGCTTCCTGCTCCCGCTGAATTCGCCGTCTTTGACGGCGATCTGGATGCGGATTGGACCGAGCGATACCTGCGCATGTCCGCCCTGGCGGTGGACACCGAGGCCATGGGTCTGATCCATGGCCGCGATCGTCTCTGCCTGGTTCAGATCGCTGATGCCGACGATCGGGTCTGCTGCATTCGGATCGGGCTTGGTCAGACCTCGGCGCCCAACCTGCAGCGGCTCCTGGAGGCCGCTTCCGTGGAAAAGGTCTTCCACTTCGCCCGCTTCGATGTGGCAGCGCTGGCCAGCGGCCTCGGCATCGCCGTCAGCCCCATCTTCTGCACCAAGGTGGGTAGCCGTCTTGGTCGCACCTACACACCCCGCCATGGTTTGAAGGACCTGGTGATGGAGCTGGTCGGGGTTGAACTCGACAAGGGTGCCCAGAGCAGCGACTGGGGCCGGGTGGATGAGCTCAGCGATGTTCAGCTCGCCTACGCCGCCAATGATGTGCGCTATCTGCTGCCGGCACGTCAGAAGCTGGAAGCCATGCTGCGGCGTGAGGGGCGCTGGGATCTGGCGCAGCGCTGCTTCGGATGCATTCCTGTGATCGCGGATCTGGATCGGATGCGCTTCAACCAGACCTTCGAGCACTGA
- a CDS encoding helix-turn-helix transcriptional regulator, with product MFSRRKPSRTCLADIEQYFRQPPPQFLDLELAVCWVLECLLKDDNYPSGLLQKLMREEPQLRLSETVLQQALDFLEQQGSISTYTQRCPSRGRPRRMLHLMPDARGQAEQLMSPWHSWLESHRLVLN from the coding sequence GTGTTCTCCCGCCGCAAGCCGTCCAGAACCTGCCTGGCCGATATTGAGCAGTACTTTCGCCAGCCACCACCACAGTTCCTCGACCTGGAACTGGCGGTGTGCTGGGTGCTCGAGTGCCTGCTGAAGGACGACAACTATCCCTCCGGGCTGCTGCAAAAACTGATGCGGGAGGAGCCCCAGCTGCGGCTTTCCGAGACGGTGCTTCAGCAGGCCTTGGACTTCCTCGAGCAACAGGGTTCCATCAGCACGTACACCCAGCGCTGCCCGAGCCGTGGTCGCCCCCGCCGGATGCTGCATCTGATGCCGGATGCCAGGGGCCAGGCCGAACAGCTGATGTCCCCGTGGCACAGCTGGCTGGAATCCCACCGGCTGGTGTTGAACTAA
- a CDS encoding cofactor assembly of complex C subunit B: protein MPAGFQSTLLLTVLLAIGLVFFLRAASKDRTTVVDVHSPRPALEVLSGLSDWLEQRGWSRDGGDADRQVLRFRGSVAASQPLAVLLSVLAAIGGTCFGLVLRQLAPQLSWWPLLLILLGPVAGSVYSRRAARTEALELQLLQEHNEAGITVRLRAHRDELIAIELELADSLQLSSDGSLLSSPI, encoded by the coding sequence ATGCCTGCGGGCTTTCAATCCACCCTGCTGCTGACCGTCCTGCTGGCGATTGGCCTGGTGTTTTTCCTGCGCGCCGCCAGCAAGGACCGCACCACCGTTGTGGATGTGCACTCCCCCAGGCCAGCCCTGGAGGTGTTGAGCGGCCTGAGCGACTGGCTGGAGCAACGGGGCTGGAGCCGGGACGGCGGCGATGCTGATCGGCAGGTGTTGCGCTTCCGGGGGTCTGTGGCCGCCAGCCAACCGCTGGCCGTGTTGTTGTCCGTTCTGGCCGCCATCGGCGGCACCTGTTTCGGCCTGGTGCTGCGCCAGCTGGCTCCGCAGCTAAGCTGGTGGCCGCTGTTGCTGATCCTGCTCGGCCCTGTGGCCGGCTCCGTTTACAGCCGGCGGGCCGCCCGCACCGAGGCGCTGGAACTGCAACTGCTGCAGGAGCACAACGAAGCCGGCATCACGGTTCGTCTTCGCGCGCACCGTGATGAGTTGATCGCCATCGAGCTGGAACTGGCGGACAGCCTTCAGCTCTCCAGTGACGGCTCCCTGCTGTCGTCACCGATCTGA
- a CDS encoding N-acetylmuramoyl-L-alanine amidase: MAWHTWSHQQRCGTHLSLGGLALTLLLCPATTAQPRQNWLTSQPKPAPQAPTTVPATQCPASGNPDPLLGPRTRMPGRWIGRGAVKPNQSIVVMAGHADSQAMASAGTPGFAVDKRRQAPMDPRMRDELYWNLQVQKAVVRLGRTRGLNISAYTPPALTIRNDEDPRTNWSQAKTRSARGDYILEIHFDAYRPYGFGSGLIPAINRPLNALDESLAKAFGRFPRLFRNGLGGPRRGIGILEIAMLEPPLENKLRNPSTRSQTLECIAERVVNALVQGVS; the protein is encoded by the coding sequence ATGGCCTGGCACACCTGGAGTCATCAGCAACGGTGCGGCACGCATCTCAGCCTCGGTGGGCTGGCGTTGACGCTGCTGCTCTGCCCCGCCACGACGGCCCAGCCACGCCAGAACTGGCTCACCTCTCAACCAAAACCCGCGCCACAGGCACCCACGACGGTTCCAGCGACGCAATGCCCCGCCAGCGGCAACCCCGATCCCCTTCTGGGCCCTCGCACCCGCATGCCGGGACGCTGGATTGGGCGGGGTGCGGTCAAGCCCAATCAGTCCATCGTGGTGATGGCCGGCCACGCGGATTCCCAGGCCATGGCCAGTGCCGGAACACCGGGCTTCGCCGTGGACAAGCGGCGTCAGGCGCCGATGGATCCCCGCATGCGGGACGAGCTCTACTGGAACCTGCAGGTGCAGAAGGCCGTGGTGCGGCTGGGGCGAACCCGAGGTCTCAACATCAGCGCTTACACACCACCGGCACTCACCATCCGCAACGACGAGGATCCAAGAACCAACTGGTCGCAAGCCAAGACACGTTCAGCCCGCGGCGACTACATCCTGGAGATTCACTTCGATGCCTACCGGCCCTACGGGTTCGGATCGGGTTTGATCCCGGCGATCAATCGGCCTCTCAATGCGCTGGACGAGAGCCTTGCCAAGGCCTTCGGCCGGTTCCCAAGACTTTTCCGTAACGGCCTCGGCGGTCCCCGTCGTGGCATCGGCATCCTGGAAATCGCGATGCTGGAGCCGCCGCTGGAGAACAAGCTGCGCAACCCTTCCACCCGCTCCCAGACCCTGGAGTGCATCGCCGAGCGGGTGGTGAACGCCCTGGTTCAGGGGGTCAGTTGA
- the hemF gene encoding oxygen-dependent coproporphyrinogen oxidase, with protein sequence MVRSLVRRLLGRPQNNGIAAPALELPPEDSRARARAMVMGLQDEICAGLESLDGEGTFVEESWERPEGGGGRSRVMREGRVFEQGGVNFSEVQGQELPPSILKQRPEAKGHPWFATGTSMVLHPRNPYIPTVHLNYRYFEAGPVWWFGGGADLTPYYPFLEDARHFHRTHQAACDSVHPDLHKVFKPWCDEYFFLKHRGETRGVGGIFYDYQDSSGVLYKGQDPSGPAAGVSAQLGARPLGWEQLFALGQANGRAFLPSYAPIVEKRHPMAYGDRERQFQLYRRGRYVEFNLVWDRGTIFGLQTNGRTESILMSLPPLVRWEYGFKAEAGSREALLTELFTKPQNWLGDASLEDRCRPHGAIN encoded by the coding sequence ATGGTTCGCTCCCTGGTTCGACGCCTGCTTGGCCGCCCACAGAACAATGGGATTGCTGCGCCGGCTTTGGAGCTGCCGCCTGAGGATTCCCGGGCCCGGGCTCGGGCCATGGTGATGGGATTGCAGGATGAGATCTGCGCAGGTCTGGAGTCCCTCGATGGTGAAGGGACATTCGTCGAGGAGAGCTGGGAGCGGCCTGAGGGAGGCGGCGGGCGATCCCGGGTGATGCGCGAAGGCCGTGTCTTCGAGCAGGGCGGCGTGAACTTCTCGGAAGTGCAGGGCCAGGAGCTGCCACCCTCAATCCTCAAGCAACGTCCTGAGGCCAAGGGGCATCCGTGGTTTGCCACGGGCACCTCGATGGTGCTGCACCCGCGCAATCCCTACATCCCCACGGTTCACCTCAATTACCGCTACTTCGAGGCTGGTCCGGTGTGGTGGTTCGGTGGTGGGGCAGACCTCACGCCCTATTACCCCTTTCTGGAGGATGCCCGTCACTTCCATCGCACCCATCAGGCGGCCTGCGATTCGGTCCATCCAGACCTGCACAAGGTGTTCAAGCCATGGTGCGATGAGTACTTCTTCCTGAAGCACCGCGGTGAGACCCGCGGCGTTGGTGGCATCTTTTACGACTATCAGGATTCCAGCGGAGTGCTCTACAAGGGGCAGGACCCTTCAGGTCCCGCCGCAGGGGTATCGGCTCAGCTGGGGGCTCGTCCCCTGGGCTGGGAGCAACTGTTCGCCCTGGGGCAGGCCAATGGCCGTGCCTTTCTCCCGTCCTATGCGCCGATCGTGGAGAAGCGCCATCCGATGGCCTATGGCGATCGCGAGCGTCAGTTCCAGCTCTATCGCCGTGGGCGGTACGTGGAGTTCAACCTCGTGTGGGATCGGGGGACGATCTTCGGTCTCCAGACCAACGGCCGTACCGAGTCCATCCTGATGTCACTGCCGCCGTTGGTGCGCTGGGAATACGGCTTCAAGGCCGAGGCCGGGTCCAGAGAAGCTCTGCTGACGGAGCTGTTCACCAAACCCCAGAACTGGCTTGGTGATGCATCCCTGGAGGACCGCTGCCGCCCCCACGGCGCCATCAACTGA